From one Microbacterium sp. 10M-3C3 genomic stretch:
- a CDS encoding Rv2578c family radical SAM protein produces MRWQGQQLGVDDVAALPGMERMDGLVRSVTTPEFAGMTFHEVLCKSALNRVPGASAMPFDWTVNPYRGCSHACAYCFARKTHEYLDLDAGRDFDSQIVVKVNVAEVLRGELRRGSWTREPVMLGTNTDPYQRAEGRYRLMPDIVGALTESGTPFSILTKGTLLRRDLPLLTDAARSVRVSLAMSIAVFDDALQHALEPGTPSAQARLDTVRAAADAGFRVTVFLMPVLPHLTDSVAAIDDALRRIREAGAARVVYGALHLRPGAKQWFFSWLERERPDLVSSYRGLYPGVAATAPKAYRSWLSKRVRPLLRMHRLDGYDEADHPRGAPAPGLADRRDAAASAPEPGALRGLGPVRQTRPRVAPGSEPTLF; encoded by the coding sequence CTGCCCGGGATGGAGCGGATGGACGGCCTCGTCCGCTCGGTCACCACCCCCGAGTTCGCGGGCATGACGTTCCACGAGGTGCTGTGCAAGTCGGCGTTGAACCGTGTGCCCGGGGCATCCGCGATGCCCTTCGACTGGACGGTGAACCCGTATCGAGGATGCAGCCACGCGTGCGCTTACTGCTTCGCTCGGAAGACGCACGAGTATCTCGATCTCGACGCGGGACGCGATTTCGACAGCCAGATCGTGGTGAAGGTGAACGTCGCGGAGGTGCTGCGCGGCGAGCTGCGGCGTGGCTCGTGGACGCGCGAGCCGGTCATGCTCGGCACGAACACCGACCCGTACCAGCGCGCCGAGGGCCGCTACAGGCTCATGCCCGACATCGTCGGCGCCCTGACGGAATCGGGCACGCCGTTCTCGATCCTCACGAAGGGGACGCTGCTGCGGCGCGACCTGCCGCTGCTGACGGATGCGGCGCGATCGGTGCGCGTGTCGCTCGCGATGTCGATCGCCGTGTTCGACGACGCCCTGCAGCACGCCCTCGAGCCGGGCACGCCGAGCGCGCAGGCGCGCCTGGACACCGTGCGCGCGGCCGCCGACGCCGGGTTCCGCGTCACGGTGTTCCTCATGCCGGTGCTGCCGCACCTCACCGACTCGGTCGCGGCGATCGACGATGCATTGCGCCGCATCCGCGAGGCCGGGGCGGCGCGCGTCGTGTACGGCGCGCTGCATCTGCGTCCCGGCGCGAAACAGTGGTTCTTCTCGTGGCTCGAGCGCGAACGCCCCGACCTCGTCTCGTCGTACCGGGGCCTGTACCCGGGCGTGGCGGCGACCGCGCCGAAGGCCTACCGCTCGTGGCTCAGCAAGCGGGTGCGGCCGCTGTTGCGGATGCACCGGCTCGACGGCTACGACGAAGCCGACCACCCCCGCGGTGCGCCCGCGCCCGGCCTCGCCGATCGGCGCGACGCCGCCGCATCCGCCCCCGAACCCGGTGCGCTGCGCGGGCTCGGACCGGTGCGCCAGACCCGGCCGCGCGTAGCGCCGGGCTCGGAGCCGACGCTGTTCTGA